A region from the Francisella orientalis FNO12 genome encodes:
- a CDS encoding protein-L-isoaspartate O-methyltransferase family protein — MNFELARENMVKQQVLTEGLSLDGVAKIMADIPREIFLPKEYQSLAYCDTNLVIDDRELRSPMFTARLIEALALKKTDNVLKLGLETGYPVALIAKLCNSVELVDYDEQRLAIARRNLAKIDVYNVEFNSAEHLTNIIKNAKKYNRIYISNVVEENEVDESLLDLLEVGGRLVFVVRTNVCDKAHLITKAVKETYQKNFLFNVYNR, encoded by the coding sequence ATGAATTTTGAGCTTGCTAGAGAGAATATGGTAAAGCAACAAGTCCTCACAGAAGGTCTTTCTTTAGATGGTGTTGCAAAGATTATGGCAGATATCCCTAGAGAGATTTTTCTACCCAAAGAATATCAATCTTTAGCTTATTGTGATACTAATCTTGTGATAGATGATAGAGAACTTAGAAGCCCTATGTTTACAGCTAGGCTAATAGAAGCTTTAGCCCTGAAAAAAACTGATAATGTATTAAAGCTTGGTTTGGAAACGGGGTATCCAGTAGCTTTGATAGCAAAGCTATGTAATAGTGTTGAACTTGTTGATTATGATGAACAAAGATTAGCTATAGCAAGACGTAATTTAGCAAAAATAGATGTCTATAATGTCGAGTTTAATAGTGCTGAGCATCTGACAAATATTATAAAAAATGCTAAAAAATATAACCGCATATATATATCAAATGTTGTAGAAGAAAATGAAGTAGATGAGTCTTTACTAGATCTTCTTGAAGTTGGTGGTAGATTGGTTTTTGTTGTCAGGACTAATGTGTGTGACAAAGCCCATCTCATAACTAAAGCAGTAAAAGAAACATATCAGAAGAATTTTCTCTTTAATGTTTACAATAGATAA
- a CDS encoding TolC family protein, which produces MKKLALYIFGFLGVFMAFANEDTPVPEYKYAGRPLGTDIMQNPYSVEKQYAKADEIKVDNKFYDLKKADEVAMVGNTEDKFYSLVDIYKLAAEHNADYQAARSTFAANVETVPAALGALLPQIDFNYNLRRDLYNQFGGRVNDTANNLNFSGSQVLFDWSKWKTYTQATYLQKSYAMIYAKAEQTLIVDTVTAYFELLRAEQALQFQFANEAWNKKLYLTQKYQYNSGMVSYADFKTTDAQYRQAIADRVSAQRNFINAKAVMAKLIGKRISSILYISKDTEFGNPVPDDINYWLNTAEKYNLDIAQKKFEYEAAGEGVGIEWGNFFPKVNLTGGIMMSRNALSRSPEQIARIPTKYDIASVGGEANWNILRGGSDYAKLKQASYNNQAANYALLQTQREVYAGTVESYQTVVLDAVRIDAYRKSVYAGIASVKAILEGFEAGTQTIVDLLNRQAILVQAQLSFADAIFNYVEDYVRLKQLQGGLTYKDVEYINNILGKTDIILQIATE; this is translated from the coding sequence ATGAAGAAACTAGCACTATATATTTTTGGTTTTTTGGGAGTTTTTATGGCATTTGCCAACGAGGATACTCCTGTGCCAGAATACAAATATGCAGGAAGACCTCTTGGTACAGATATAATGCAGAATCCATATAGTGTAGAAAAACAGTATGCGAAAGCTGACGAGATTAAAGTAGATAACAAATTCTATGATCTTAAAAAAGCTGATGAAGTCGCGATGGTTGGTAATACTGAAGATAAATTCTACAGCTTAGTTGATATTTATAAGTTAGCAGCTGAACATAACGCAGATTACCAAGCAGCCAGATCAACGTTTGCAGCTAATGTTGAAACAGTGCCTGCAGCATTAGGTGCATTATTACCGCAAATTGATTTTAACTATAATCTTAGACGCGATCTATATAATCAGTTCGGTGGTAGAGTTAATGATACGGCAAACAATCTTAACTTTAGTGGTTCTCAAGTGCTTTTTGATTGGAGTAAATGGAAAACATATACTCAAGCTACATATCTACAAAAGTCATATGCTATGATTTATGCAAAGGCAGAGCAGACTCTTATAGTTGATACTGTAACAGCATATTTTGAGCTTCTCAGAGCAGAGCAGGCACTACAGTTTCAGTTTGCAAACGAAGCGTGGAACAAGAAGCTATATCTAACACAGAAGTATCAATATAATTCTGGTATGGTTTCCTATGCAGATTTTAAGACCACAGATGCTCAGTATCGTCAAGCGATTGCTGATAGAGTTAGTGCCCAAAGGAACTTTATCAATGCAAAAGCAGTTATGGCTAAACTAATCGGTAAACGCATTAGCTCTATATTATATATTTCAAAAGATACTGAATTTGGCAATCCTGTACCGGATGATATCAACTACTGGTTAAATACTGCTGAGAAGTATAATCTTGATATTGCGCAGAAAAAATTTGAGTATGAGGCCGCTGGCGAGGGTGTAGGTATTGAGTGGGGTAATTTTTTCCCTAAGGTTAATTTAACTGGCGGTATAATGATGTCACGGAATGCGCTTTCTAGAAGTCCTGAACAGATAGCACGCATTCCTACTAAATATGATATTGCGAGTGTCGGTGGTGAGGCTAATTGGAACATATTAAGAGGTGGCTCTGATTATGCGAAGCTTAAACAGGCTAGTTATAATAATCAAGCAGCTAATTATGCACTACTTCAAACACAACGAGAGGTTTATGCTGGAACTGTAGAATCTTATCAGACGGTTGTACTGGATGCTGTGAGAATAGATGCTTATAGAAAGTCAGTTTATGCTGGTATTGCTTCTGTAAAAGCGATATTAGAGGGTTTTGAGGCTGGTACTCAGACTATTGTAGACTTACTTAACCGTCAGGCAATACTTGTGCAGGCTCAGCTTTCATTTGCAGATGCTATATTCAACTATGTTGAGGATTATGTTAGATTGAAGCAATTGCAGGGTGGCTTGACTTATAAAGATGTTGAGTACATAAACAATATTCTTGGTAAAACAGATATAATCTTGCAGATTGCAACGGAGTAA
- a CDS encoding 4'-phosphopantetheinyl transferase family protein — protein MSQVSAFILDFEKYKAEDLRNYLSSKSNIDSLKLNNKQKIFSQFIRYFVLEKFYDIATPIFEYKHSKPDLQDYELYFNISHTKNKAIIVFANKDIGVDAEEISSKRNVLLIAERYFTNQEYQSLKNSEDTYNQFYRLWTLKEAQVKRSALGIARGLSDANFIKRNTRWISNNYPEDFFTFNYQELIISICCQNITNQKIDLYEIQNFEFIGINITRR, from the coding sequence ATGTCTCAAGTTTCAGCTTTTATTTTAGATTTTGAAAAATATAAAGCTGAGGATCTTAGAAATTATCTTTCTTCTAAAAGCAATATTGATTCGCTAAAGCTAAATAACAAGCAGAAAATATTTTCTCAGTTTATTCGTTATTTTGTATTAGAAAAATTTTATGATATTGCTACCCCAATATTTGAGTATAAGCATAGTAAGCCAGATCTACAGGATTATGAACTATATTTCAATATAAGTCATACTAAGAATAAAGCTATAATAGTTTTTGCGAATAAAGATATAGGTGTTGATGCAGAGGAGATATCTTCAAAGAGAAATGTTCTTTTGATAGCAGAGCGATACTTTACTAATCAAGAGTATCAAAGTTTAAAAAATAGCGAAGACACATATAATCAGTTTTATAGGTTATGGACATTAAAAGAAGCTCAGGTAAAAAGAAGTGCTCTAGGTATTGCTAGAGGGCTGTCTGATGCGAACTTCATTAAGCGAAATACACGATGGATAAGTAATAATTACCCAGAAGATTTTTTCACATTCAACTATCAAGAATTAATAATTTCAATTTGTTGTCAAAACATCACTAATCAAAAAATAGATTTATACGAAATTCAAAATTTTGAATTTATAGGAATAAACATTACTAGGAGGTAA
- the purF gene encoding amidophosphoribosyltransferase produces the protein MCGVIGVAGPNQVSYPLFYGLGLLQHRGQDAAGIATMDQGHFFIRKNTGLVSDVFTDEKLEKSKGKMGIGHVRYPTAGSLGAADSQPFYVNNPHGIVFAHNGNLTNVDELAQMLHGIERRHLNTTSDSELLLNFFACGMNKSKGCPTPEAVYKACEFVFEHAKGGYACTAMIANFGLVAFRDSYGIRPLILGVKEYGNGEKAYMVASENVSLDISGFNILRDVEPGEVIIITEDRQVHSKICAKNPVLAPCLFEYVYFARPDSIMNGVSVYQARVDAGKVLSQRIKETWKDKEIDIVIPVPETGRASAQEIATALGVEYREGFVKNRYVGRTFIMPENVDRKNFVRRKLNPIPAEFKDKNVLLVDDSIVRGTTSKRIIEMVRDLGAKSVYLASVSPAVCYPNVYGIDMPVKSDLVAHGKSLEEIRKWIGVDGLIYLPLEDLKQIVQKQNPKITEFEDSVFSGNYITGDVDEAYLNELERHRKELKELEKKYKGFDS, from the coding sequence ATGTGTGGAGTTATAGGAGTCGCTGGACCAAATCAGGTTAGTTATCCATTGTTTTATGGTTTAGGTCTTTTACAGCATAGAGGCCAAGATGCTGCAGGTATCGCGACTATGGATCAAGGACATTTTTTTATTCGCAAAAATACAGGACTTGTAAGTGATGTATTTACAGATGAAAAGCTAGAAAAGTCAAAAGGTAAAATGGGTATAGGTCATGTCAGATATCCAACTGCCGGAAGCCTAGGGGCTGCAGATAGTCAGCCTTTTTATGTAAATAATCCCCATGGCATAGTCTTTGCGCATAATGGTAATTTGACAAATGTTGATGAGCTTGCGCAGATGTTACATGGTATCGAAAGACGTCATCTAAACACAACTTCTGATTCAGAGTTGCTTCTGAATTTTTTTGCATGCGGTATGAATAAATCAAAAGGTTGCCCAACACCTGAAGCTGTCTATAAAGCATGCGAGTTTGTTTTTGAACATGCGAAGGGTGGTTATGCTTGTACTGCGATGATAGCAAATTTTGGACTAGTAGCTTTTAGAGATTCGTATGGTATACGACCTTTGATACTAGGAGTTAAGGAATATGGCAATGGCGAGAAAGCATATATGGTTGCTAGTGAGAATGTTTCTTTGGATATATCAGGATTTAATATACTAAGAGATGTTGAGCCTGGAGAGGTAATAATTATTACTGAAGATAGACAAGTTCACTCTAAAATATGTGCAAAAAATCCAGTTTTAGCACCTTGTCTATTTGAGTATGTATACTTTGCGCGTCCTGACAGTATTATGAATGGCGTAAGCGTATATCAAGCTAGAGTTGATGCTGGTAAAGTGTTAAGTCAAAGAATCAAAGAAACATGGAAAGATAAAGAGATTGATATTGTAATCCCCGTGCCGGAGACAGGTAGAGCATCAGCCCAAGAGATAGCTACTGCTTTGGGTGTTGAGTACCGTGAGGGGTTTGTTAAAAACCGCTATGTTGGTAGAACATTTATCATGCCTGAGAATGTCGATAGAAAGAATTTTGTAAGAAGAAAGCTAAATCCAATTCCAGCAGAATTTAAGGATAAAAATGTTTTGCTGGTTGATGACTCAATTGTTAGAGGTACAACATCTAAGCGTATTATTGAAATGGTTAGAGATTTAGGGGCAAAATCTGTATATCTTGCTTCTGTATCACCAGCTGTTTGTTATCCAAATGTATATGGTATTGATATGCCTGTTAAATCAGACTTGGTTGCACATGGAAAATCGTTAGAAGAAATTCGTAAGTGGATTGGAGTTGATGGATTGATTTATTTACCACTAGAAGATCTAAAGCAGATAGTCCAAAAGCAAAATCCTAAAATCACAGAGTTTGAGGATAGTGTTTTCTCTGGTAATTATATTACAGGTGATGTTGACGAAGCTTATTTGAATGAGCTAGAAAGACATAGAAAAGAGTTAAAAGAATTAGAAAAGAAATATAAAGGGTTTGATAGCTAA